CCACTACTGTTTGGTCGACGTGGAAGGGCCACTTTGATGAAGATTGCTCTTCAATGGGTTTGCTGTGTTTTGGTGTGTCCTCAATTAAGAAAACCTAGGATAGAGCAGACCTGTGCGAAAGCCACAATAACATATTTCTGCATGTTCCGAGACATTAAAGAAATATTTTGCGGAGCTATAAAATAATTTTGCAAGTTCTTACTAGCTCGGTGTTACTTTGGATGCTTagaaagaaggagaaagaaaCGTTATTGAAGTGCCCGGCTGAGGTCAAAAAAGGTGCGGGACCAGGAGACGGGCCCCTCAATAATGCCTTTTTCTCGGGCCTTGAATCCTGGAGGCTTGTTCTGCCAGTCACTAAGTCCAGAGCTGGTTCTCCGAAGGTGGGCTGAACCGCATAGCCCCCCAATGCTCGGCCGAGGTGATTGCGAGCTTTGTtagagggccactcaccaggtcccataTGAAATTTCGTTACAGCGTGGAAGTTGCTCGGGGTCCGATAAGgaacattttggaaaaaaaattttttgaatcggttcattacgagttgagaaagctgttttttttttgaagcggcgcgaaacgaaggtgagaggaggcgagctcgaaatccttccctaccctctccggcatccgaccaagatgtcacgtgcgcatgacgtatCCAAACAAGCTCAAACCCCGTGCACACGAGCggggtttttaaatgcgaagaatttcttagctatatatatatatatatatatatatatatatatatatatatatatatatatatatatatatatatatatatatatatatatatatatatatatatataaatattcatagtgggagtaataattcattgggccagttagtcttcgtgaaggtatgggatatggcacaacgggagcgttgtcaacaaggataaatatatttatttcccaacagtttcgggaggggacctcccttcatcaggggaccctgatgaagggaggtcccctcccgaaactgttgggaaataaatatatttatccttgttgacaacgctcccgttgtgccatatctcatacctatatatatatatatatatatatatatatatatatatatatatatatatatatatatatatatatatatatatatatatatatatatatatatcacgctcACATTCTCTTATTACGTCTGACTATTTATTAAgagatttattaatctcttcaagcaacaaatacacaAACTATGCATGTCGTGGTTAAATAaatttcgccatgtcacgtgcacTGGTGGCAACGTCAGAGCAAAGTCGTCAACGTAGAGGACTAACGTCACTaaattgccgtgtacgtagggccattcatacgcgcacgtcatgcccagGAAgtgggagcagcgttcatctcgaaatttgacccatttccgcggcgcgtagcgttgcaaattttggcagacgtaaTCACGAACGCCTCGTCttcgcattgcgcttgtcagctcaaaattgtcaaacctggtgagtggccctttagctACTCATAGAACGCCCTCCTGAAATTCACTAGCAGAAACGTGCACtaaaacaaagaaacaaggaAGCTAGCCGTATGCAAATTGCTATGAAGAATATATTATTGCTGTGCTTTCTCTATAGGTATGGCCAACCGAATGAGTAACAGCAGCTTTACTTCCATGCATCTCGCTTTTGCATATAAGTTGGCGGAAAACAAAAACCTTGAGGGGATAGTGTTCCCAATCACTGTGATATTTGTTCCATTCATACCACAGTATGAATGAAACAATAGGTTCTTGTTCAAATcggatttattttttaaaaatacTCAGCTTCTAAATTGGATTTCCACTTTCCACTTAACTTTCAAATCGGAAACAATACCTGTTCTTCAATGATCATTGTTCCCGTACAGTACCAGTTGATTCAGGTGTCCAGCAGGGCTCAGTACTCGGGCCACTCCTATTTTTGTTATTTATCAACGATATTTTACATGGTATacgaaaactggtatggtatgagatgattgcatggcaaacacaagcgacagaccctaacatcaaaatcatgacatgcgtgtcatgtaacaacttgactaaatgccacgctcatggtgcactcgtggccgtctcgctagcttcacctataccaaatttggtattacgggaggtgaatggaTTGCGAAGGTAGGATACTGGTGctaacataataaacatgagaggcgtgtcttgtaacatgactacatgctacgctcaagatgcgctcgcggccttttcgctagcttcacatgtagcaaactcggtattacacaacgagaacggacggcataggtaaGTGACccatctaaacataataatcacgacatgcgtgtcatgtaacaacattactacatgccacactcatgatgcgctcgcggccgtttcgctagcttcacacatgccaaatttggtattacgtgacgtcaatggatgacgaaagtatacgactggtgcaaacataataatcatgagatgcgcgtcatgtgagaacacgactacatgtcacagtgaaggcgccaatacgtttcgacatgacgcggtgtgcgtgctcgccggcgttcatttcgtcgcgtcacgccaccATTGCtatgccaggcaccggtcctgctatatactagcaggcgcgcgccgcgctgcgttgctttgacgcatgcgcgtttcagcgcgtccggcgtccctccgtcacgaaaagagggtgatgcagtgttgtctgggtgagGCATCGGCGCGAATTATGCGCCGGTTGGCGCCGGGCCGCCGCGGTCGCGCctagtgcttgcgttttgctaacgtagcgccgctgtgcccagcgtgctcgTGCGTCAACACTACATCGGAGAGTATAATTaggcccttcattatgcgctcgtggtcgttttcctagctcctcatataccaaatttggtgttatgtgacgtcaatggaagacgaaaaatatgactggtgcaaacatgataatcctgacacgcgtgtcatgtaagaacatgacaacaataaataaataaaaacaacgtaccatgctaatagcgtgctcgcagccgtttcgcaggctccacatatgctaaatttggtatcacgtgacgtgaatagatgtcaaaagtaaacgacacatccaaacataataatcatgacacggaagtcatgtacggcatcatttacctccacctcttaatattgtgctgattttaaagtgacacatcaataTTTCTCATTTCTTCTTCGCCtaatatcgattcccactgtacgtgagatctgccaattttttttacgtATCTTCTTCATCTCTTGATGCAGAACTGCTCAAGCGTTTCATGACTTTCAGCTTTGTCCACGAGGATTTGTGAGGCAATGAATTTTAGAGGGTGCCAGATTCGGATTTTATAGCGCTTGTACTTTTGTCAATGAGGGTATTGATGAAAAGTCGTTAAAAATGAACACTAAGGCATGTTTGCGAACGACTTAACTTGGGGTTTCCACCAGTTTTTTTATACGATTCTTGAGACGATCCTTGGGAACACGGAAGAACCTAGATGCGACGCGAACAGAGGGAGTCAGGTACTAAACGCCAATCGGTAATTTCTCTAGTCGTTTGCTTCCCAAGAAGCTCTATATGACATTATCTTGTATGTGCGAACCCCTTTAAACAAGTAAATATATTATATATTAGGTGTAAGTTAATGCTTCAAGTAGCACGACACTCTCGAAGGCAATCAGATGCCTTTTTTGTCGCGTTCTGTCCTCCCACATCCcagaattataaaaaaaaatccgctttGTCCCCGGGCGCGAAACGAACTAAACTTTCGGTGTTTTGTAGCTCGTAGCCTAAAGTCGTTGCTTGTTGTTCTCGTTGCTGTACTGACGCCGGAGCAGCTTAATGCATGGATCTGAAAGATTGGCTGAGCAGAATTCCGCTCCTTTCTGACGGATCACGAAAATATTGATATCAGCCGCGTAATTTTTTCCCCCTCGTAAACGCTGTGAGCAATCATCAACTTTTACACATGAATGGGTAGACAATAACTAGCGCTTAGTCctcgaaaagagaaaaaaggaaagtaGTTTTTGTATTATTAGCTACAGAGCCAATACGAAAACAATCACTAGGTTGtgtctcttcttgttttttcttgttctctccctccctccctctctctctctcatatctatatatatatatatatatatatatatatatatatatatatatatatatatatatatatatatatatatatatatatatatatatatatatatatatatatatatatatatatatatatatatatatatatatatatatatatatatatatatatatatatatatatatatatatatatatatatatatatatatatatatatataaagagatctaacagagagtaataccaaggaacgtataggggaagttattagaccaaatgaaatgtaaataagaagaaagaaaagtgggtgaaaaaatagccagccgtgagcaggaatcgaacctgctaacgcgttcgatgctctaaccactgagctatcacagcggccttccctccatccactttttggggtttatatgtgaattttgaagtaggagtatcagtcagcgccatctataagccaagcgacgagtgtgaaacacttttttatgcgcatgtttggtgtcacgtagcacgtgaacttattacgagcgggcagctgatcgatagttcctcgtatacaacctaatgacaccaagtctgccagtacgagaccctcgttaatgaataagggaaagaggtgtatatatatatatatatatatatatatatatatatatatatatatatatatatatatatatatatatatatatatatatatatatatatatatatatatatatatatatatatatatatatattgatagctGTTGGCAAAAGCGACGCCTATTATGCAATGCCGCCGCAGATTTCTGTGGAGCTGCGATGCCACATTTCAGTTGGGATGAGCATGACGAGGTATTAATATTTGTAACAGGCTCATGGTAATCATCACCTGCTGCGTACAAGACAAGATCGTTCAGTACTGTCAAAAGTGccaaacaataaacaaaaagaCATGTTCCGTTATGCCAGAAAAGTTCGCTTAAGATTGCTTGATTCAATGAATTGCTCAATAATTGACTCATTGATTCACCTAAATTGATTGATTCAATAATTAAAATAAATAGTTTTTGCATACCTGTAGCATAAACAATTATTAAATTGAACCTCTCATTTGCCGAAAACTCGTAGGAACAGGTGCTGCAGAATATAAATGAACAGAGCTGGGTCAGTTCCTTTGGAAGGAAAGTTGACCTGTCAAAATAAATAGACAAAACATTTCAAAAAGGTGCCAAATGCCACCTGGTACACACGCAAAAATTCGGCCCCATATCTGcacgttacactgcaaatgtcatcaaaagacaattttcttgcgtctggagagagtgaacaaaacgtttatttgatgttctgcgcaagaaaattggtgaatggtattctggaggggctttgttagagtgcctcgagcgtgcagcggaggcgaacgggtgcatcaagtcacgtgacacctgagacatgagcgctatctggcagttatcttggagaACGAAGTTCGCGGTTTGTgcaccagtctcggaggtgataaggtgtacaacgcaaggctacgggtaggtgccatcaccgtgtcgtctaagcaaagcgttggaaacacttgcctttttgtgcaagcgttgcattgttaacgcagcgtgataaacgctacgttccttagaattacttatgtatgcattttctagtaaaaggacACACATACATATTATTTACGTGTTGTTACGGTCACTCAGAtattcgcaataattgcttttcaattgacaatcgcacaagtatgaacgttcaaacttgagcaataatggtgggcgctgcgggtggggttggccgtttggagtgccgtttggtgccatttggagtatcgtttaGAGCTGAAGTACAGAAAGGTAGGCAGACAtaccaaagtttttgtgtcgaaggtcacCAAGAAAAACTGTATTCTTTGAAAAAGTAGCATAGTACACATTTTCACACGCAGGTTGGGCCGTGCGTAAGATTAACGGAAGTGACATTCGCGGAGGAACACAACCACGGGCCCATACATTCCCCAGTACAGCCAATACCTTGTGAAACCGAGTATAAATGTGCTAACTCTCCTCTCATTACAATCCCATTCATGTGACTAATTCTGTATTTTGCACCTTTTGTTCCGTTTCAGTCACAATACATCAGCAGCCATGGTACGTTCCAGACGAACGTGTTTCTTGGCAAAAAAGTAAAATCCCCCCCATGAAGCCAAAGCCAACAGCCTTCACATGAAGAAAACAAGAGCTGCAGTGGATCGTCACAGCAGGAAGTTTTGATTCGTACGTAGCGAGGGTGCAGTAGACCAAACACGCTAGCAcagcagaaaaacaaaaacatcgaGACATTATCTTGGAGGTGCAGCTTAAGTAGATACACATATATTCAGCACCAACATATAGCTGAAGAGAACTAAATTTGAGGTCGGCTGAAGCTGATTGGCCTTGGCCTGTTTCACGACGAGCCTCAAGGGCGATGGGGCAGGAGGCAAACGCTGGCTCGAGAACGGCTTCACTTCCGGCGTGTCATCTGAGCTCATGCCTTTCAACAGCGTGGAGAATGAGACGATATCCATGGGAGCGTTTTCCACCGAAGACGTGGTGCTCGGTCCTCGATACGCCAGCACAGTTCGCATCAGCCTCATCGGCGCCATGCTCGTCCTGTCGCTCGTGGGCAACCTGCTGGTCTGCTACAGGCTCCTAACATCCAGGCGCCACCGGCTGCTCAAGGCGCATGTGCTATTCCTGAACCTGGCCCTGGCCGACCTGCTGGTCACACTGGTTACTATGAACTCGCAGCTGTTGTGGGAGATTATGGGACGCGTCTGGATCGCCGGCGACGCTACCTGCCGTGTGTTCAAGGTGCTGCAGACGTACGCACTCGTCTCGTCCACCTACATGTTGGTGGGAATTGCCGTGGACCGTCACTTCGCCATTTGCAACCCACTCGCTCCAGCGCCCAAGCCCCGTTCGGTAGCAGTGGCCTGCtggctgctgtctctcattccatcTCTGCCAAACCTCTTCGTGTTCCGACTCGTCGCGGTTCGGGACAAACACTACTGTGCCTCACTCTTCTACATATACCGTGACACCGCCATTGCTCGGCAAGCCTACATGGCTTTCATCTTCGCCTTCGTGTTCATTCTGCCGTTGGTGGCGCTCGTGTCGCTTTACACGAGCATTCTACTGCGCATGTGGAAGACGGATTCGAATTCGTCCTCTCCGCGTCCGCCACCGGACGCATCAGTGGGCGCTGCATTTGATGGAGGCTGCTCTGTTGTAGACGGTGCCAGGAGCACGATGCCTAAGGCTCGCCTGCGGACGCTCAAGATGGCCGTGGTGATATTCGTGGCGTTTCTCGTGACCAATCTTCCGTACATGGTGCAGGAGATGCTGCTAGCGTTCGCGCGAAATGTCCAGCTTGGACCAAACCTGGTCGCCGTTTTCGGCGTAATATCAGCCCTGAATAGCGCCGTTAACCCGTACGTGTACCTGGCCTTCAACGGCGGTGCAGGGGTCGCGTGGTGTGACACCAACGTGTGCGGCCTGTGGCACCGATTGACGTCTTTTTCGACCCCAAAGCGGACAGTCGCGGTAACATACCGCGGTCCTTGGTCAGCGGCTCAGTCACGTCGTCGACGGCGGCGTCTGACGAGAAAAGCTGGGCCGCCAGCTCCCGAAAAATGCGAGAGTTGCGAAAAACAGCGAAAGGTTGAGAATGAGCCATAAGAAGTCCCTGCAGGTGTTGAAGGTTACTGAGTCAGAGCTGAGCCTGTACTTACAGCCGTGTGGGTTTTTAGACAGAGGAAAAGCGAATGATGGTGTCATACCTGACGAGCGGAGTAGGCAGAAGCATGTGTTTAGAAAATATACTGTTAGGAACACAATTACTGAAATGAAATATGATTTTATATATCAGTCTAGTTGAAAAAATTAttttgttagtggcgcatacagTAAAGCACTGCTTTATCTCAAAACTCATTGCGACGTCTTTTAAAATACACATAAAACGTAGAAGATGCTCATGCATACAGTCACTGACCAATTTGAATGAAATATGTGGCAATATAGAGGAAATGATAGAGCGAAAACTGACAAAGAATATGATAGCTGTAATGGGAAGTATGAGCGCAGCTCTGCATGTGCTTTCATATGAAAGTATTTCAAGGCAAATAGGTCGAGAGAGGCAAGCATGTACAATCAGCATAAAAATTATTACCATAaatccccccccccacacacacacaaaaaaagctgaATATTTCAGTGGATTTGGCAGGCCACCCTGAATTTGAATTCCGAGCATCTTTTAGAGCGCTAACAACATGTACCGTGCAGTTCGACTGAGATCGCGAGCGCTGAAAATAGACGACATTATAGGCAGGGATGAGCGCTCAAGAACTGCACTCTAAAATAGTTCATACGGTGATCGTAGAAGCATAATCTTGATTAGAGACTTGGCATTGCAGCCTGAAAATGTGCGAACATAAAAGAACAACTAAAACAGTAGAAGCATGAAGTTCACATGCTCGTAATCATGcacgcaaagcaaaaaaaaaacgaaagaaagagagagagagagagagagagagagagagagagagagaaagattgaTACAAACAAACATTTACTAACATAAGAAACAATCTCTATTAACTAATGCTAAACAATGAATAATAACTAACATACAAAAGAAGTGGATATCGTCGTCCCGCTATGTCCGTTGAAGCATCTATAGCGCGTGAAATCAATTTCTTATGTTGCACTTCATGTGGATAAGCGGGTTTTCCAACTCATCTTCACAGGCTCGAAATTCGAAGTTGCCTTTGCTACACTTATGTTTTGTGCTTTGTTAGGTGTGGCTGAGGAAGTGGTGACATCGTTATTCCGCCCAGAGACGCTGAGTTGTGAGCTCTAATGTTTCGATTTTCTTTAGATTTTGCACATGCCGATAATTTTTAGGAAAAAGTAAATGCACTTACAATCCGTACATGTTAACTTTCTCATTAGCTGGATAAAGCTAATTCATTAGATTACAGGTATCGCTGACGAAAACCACATCTCTATTCTCTTGTATTCAGATAGCGAGCCCTTCAAGATAATCTTTTTTCATAGGCCTTGAACGTGCCGATTACGGGTGCGGTAGGAGGCTTAGTGGCCAATATTTTGAAACCAAAGATCTTGAATTAGTCCAGTGTTCAGTGCAGATATAGATTGTGTATGTGGTTTCGAAGAATTATGAAGCACCTGTGCACGTAGATGCAAGTGAAACCCTTGAGGTCAACCAGACTCCAGCGTAGTCGTACGTTCTATTTGATGTTCTTGTTGCAGAAATAGGTCAAGAAAAGTCGACGCTTCGGTGGGTATAGGTGCAACATGAACATAATCGATAGATACCCCATCAACAATCTTAACAGGCCATGACAACTAGCAATTTCCGCATGGTTGCTACGATGTGGTTTGGAACAGCTTTGACGCTTGTGTACTGCAGATAATAATATGGGGTGTTACTGCTTTACCACACCGCTACTCAGGCTTACAATGTACTGGGCGTCGACGGAACGTTAGTGTACTTTGGAGGAGGGCTGTTTTCCGGTTATATTCTGGTAAAAGCTTTTGAGGAGAACCTAGTGCCTGCGTAAAGGCTTGGTCGTTGGCAGCTCAGGTGCAAAACAACATTCATCGCTGTAGAATAAACCACTGTACCTATTTTGATAGCAGATTCAAGAACCTGTTATACGATCTATGCCAACGTGTGGTACGACAAATGCCATGGCTAAGCTTGCTTCGTTGCAACCACAAACGCGAGAAGGATGGTACTTTGTAGAAAGCGTAGGGCCGTCATCTCTGTGGGTCGAGAAGCGGAAGGAACTGTGTCAAAGCGGAGTGTCAAAGCGGAGCCATTTCAGAGTGTCTCCGAAATGGCTTGCCGCCGACGCATATCTCGACGAGTGTTCTCCGTTCGCAGTGTGTTCGCGTGGTTGATGCGAACGCTTACTTCTCCATTCGTGATGCGAACTTCCTTCAATTTGAATGGCCACGTGTGCATATTGCTTTGTGTTAACTCAAATTATAACAGTTGATGatgataattgttggggtttaacgtcttaaaactgTAAAAAGATtacgagagaggccgtagtggaaagctcccgAAAGTTCGACCACACGTCCCGGTGTTCGCAAATGCGCACCTAAACCTAAGCAGATGTAAAAGTTATTCTGTAACTGTAAATATTTTGTGGAGGATGATTTGCAATACAATTAAATTTGTTATTTACCTTTAGTAGTCATGCACTGTTACCCTAAAGCGAAAATTTACTCACTGCTTGGCCATTTTCCTGTCTTGGGTATGAATGGCTGGGTATGAGGTTAAAGACTAGATGGAAATTGCTCACTGCTACATAATCAAGACCGAACCGGATGCTCTTCCTCAGAGTGACGATGCAGGCGATGTTTCGGATCGCGATGCATGAATCGCTGTCGTAGG
Above is a window of Rhipicephalus microplus isolate Deutch F79 chromosome 1, USDA_Rmic, whole genome shotgun sequence DNA encoding:
- the LOC142817990 gene encoding oxytocin receptor-like; the encoded protein is MPFNSVENETISMGAFSTEDVVLGPRYASTVRISLIGAMLVLSLVGNLLVCYRLLTSRRHRLLKAHVLFLNLALADLLVTLVTMNSQLLWEIMGRVWIAGDATCRVFKVLQTYALVSSTYMLVGIAVDRHFAICNPLAPAPKPRSVAVACWLLSLIPSLPNLFVFRLVAVRDKHYCASLFYIYRDTAIARQAYMAFIFAFVFILPLVALVSLYTSILLRMWKTDSNSSSPRPPPDASVGAAFDGGCSVVDGARSTMPKARLRTLKMAVVIFVAFLVTNLPYMVQEMLLAFARNVQLGPNLVAVFGVISALNSAVNPYVYLAFNGGAGVAWCDTNVCGLWHRLTSFSTPKRTVAVTYRGPWSAAQSRRRRRRLTRKAGPPAPEKCESCEKQRKVENEP